In Actinoplanes derwentensis, the following proteins share a genomic window:
- a CDS encoding tRNA adenosine deaminase-associated protein produces the protein MSIFAAAVARGKNGWTASELDLSGLADIDEVVDSLRDAEPDAELSLLFVESDDEYLAILRLDDGEDPRVFASDSAFAEESRVGSVLLGEVETPALELDDLAEQDDSSASGAEDEDDTPPEPDADPIGDADLLGDLGITAKRLLALCGMEGMMPADVTAEICSKIGCGDEMEELREA, from the coding sequence GTGTCGATTTTCGCTGCCGCCGTGGCCCGGGGCAAAAACGGCTGGACGGCGTCGGAGCTGGACCTTTCCGGCCTGGCTGACATCGACGAGGTGGTTGACTCGCTGAGAGATGCCGAGCCGGACGCCGAATTGTCGCTCCTGTTCGTCGAGAGCGACGACGAATACCTGGCGATCCTGCGGCTGGACGACGGTGAGGACCCGCGGGTCTTCGCCTCGGACTCGGCCTTCGCCGAGGAGTCGCGGGTCGGATCGGTACTGCTCGGCGAGGTGGAGACCCCGGCCCTGGAGCTGGACGACCTGGCCGAACAGGACGACTCGTCCGCGTCCGGGGCGGAGGACGAGGACGACACCCCGCCCGAGCCGGACGCCGACCCGATCGGGGACGCCGACCTGCTCGGTGACCTGGGGATCACCGCTAAACGGCTGCTCGCCCTCTGTGGCATGGAGGGGATGATGCCGGCCGACGTCACCGCGGAGATCTGTTCCAAGATCGGCTGCGGTGACGAGATGGAGGAGCTGCGCGAGGCGTGA
- a CDS encoding nucleoside deaminase: MSRRRQQEEWMRRAIAVASTSSEDVPVGAIILGPDGSELAAAGNERELTGDPTGHAEVLAIRRAAARVGEWRLAGCTLVVTLEPCTMCAGALVLARVSTLVFGAWEPKTGAVGSLWDVVRDSRLNHRPEVYGGILESECAALLRDFFR, encoded by the coding sequence GTGAGCCGGCGTCGGCAGCAGGAGGAGTGGATGCGGCGGGCTATCGCCGTCGCCTCCACCTCGTCCGAGGACGTTCCGGTCGGGGCGATCATTCTCGGTCCCGACGGCTCTGAACTGGCCGCCGCCGGCAACGAGCGGGAACTCACCGGCGACCCGACCGGACACGCTGAGGTATTGGCGATCCGGCGGGCCGCCGCGCGGGTGGGCGAGTGGCGGCTGGCGGGCTGCACCCTGGTGGTCACCCTGGAGCCGTGCACGATGTGCGCCGGGGCGCTGGTGCTGGCCCGTGTCTCGACGCTGGTCTTCGGCGCCTGGGAGCCCAAGACGGGCGCGGTCGGCTCCCTCTGGGACGTCGTCCGCGACTCGCGGCTCAACCACCGACCCGAGGTGTACGGCGGCATCCTCGAATCCGAGTGCGCTGCCCTGCTCCGCGACTTCTTCCGCTAG